A portion of the Periophthalmus magnuspinnatus isolate fPerMag1 chromosome 2, fPerMag1.2.pri, whole genome shotgun sequence genome contains these proteins:
- the LOC117383818 gene encoding SLIT and NTRK-like protein 1 has translation MLLWIVLLNAALCVASGNVTRDVCKEQICSCNEIEGDVHIDCEKRSLTTLQHLTGPSSQFYHLLLHGNSLSRLFPNEFANFYNAVSLHLENNGLHDIVPGAFLGLQLVKRLHINNNKIRSFRKSTFLGLDDLEYLQADFNLLRDIDPAVFRDLNKLEVLILNDNLISALPINVFQHVPITHLDLRGNRIKTLPYEGILEQIPGIAEVLLEDNPWDCNCDLVSLKEWLENIPHNALIGRVICEAPTRLQGSDLNETSEAELCPSQSEGADTSLVAPPTQDQTSNPAAPNPRPTPYKPSKDASGPPTPVGGGGGHGPKSRSKSRENWQLKTKPTPVVTSTNGDREQQVHNMTCPQPCTCKLVGSRQGLGVNCESKKIESLANLKPKPLSAHELNMRENNIHAVKKNQLLGYTSLNLLDLGGNNIKVIDNGTFQNLSELRWLYLDKNYLDTLLAEMFIGLVNLEYLSLEYNDIQLIVAGAFSHMPNLRVLFLNNNLLKSLPVDSFYGISLSKISLHNNYFTYLPVAGVLDQLNSIIQIDLHGNPWDCSCNIIPFKQWTEKLGADVIVSDLKCESPEEFWKRDFRYVRNDLMCPKMYDKISPTSLSKNSTYTLDSGTRSNSYVEPNRVSISVLVPGLLLVFVTSAFTVVGMLVFILRNRKRSKRREGNSSASEINSLQTVCDSSYWHSGAYHQDGGAHRGFDCTTHLSSTNDA, from the coding sequence ATGCTGCTTTGGATTGTTCTACTGAATGCGGCTCTTTGTGTTGCCAGTGGAAATGTTACAAGGGACGTTTGTAAGGAGCAGATATGCTCTTGCAACGAGATCGAGGGCGATGTGCACATAGACTGCGAAAAACGGAGCCTGACCACGCTGCAGCATTTGACTGGTCCCAGCTCGCAGTTCTATCACTTGCTGTTGCACGGGAATTCTCTGTCCAGGCTCTTTCCAAACGAGTTCGCCAACTTTTACAACGCGGTGAGCCTTCATTTGGAAAACAACGGCTTGCACGACATTGTGCCAGGCGCGTTTCTGGGACTGCAGCTCGTTAAGCGGCTGCACATCAATAACAATAAGATCCGCTCGTTCAGGAAGAGTACATTTCTGGGATTAGACGACTTGGAATATCTCCAAGCTGATTTTAATCTATTGAGGGACATTGACCCCGCTGTTTTCAGGGACCTAAATAAACTTGAAGTGTTAATATTGAACGATAACCTCATCAGTGCACTACCTATAAACGTGTTTCAGCATGTGCCCATTACGCACTTAGACCTGAGAGGGAACCGGATCAAAACGTTGCCTTATGAGGGGATTTTGGAGCAGATCCCTGGCATTGCAGAGGTGCTGCTGGAGGACAACCCCTGGGACTGTAACTGCGACCTGGTTTCTCTGAAGGAATGGCTGGAGAACATACCGCATAACGCTCTGATCGGACGGGTCATATGCGAGGCGCCCACACGCCTGCAGGGCAGCGACTTGAACGAGACATCGGAGGCGGAGCTTTGCCCGTCACAGAGCGAGGGGGCGGACACCAGCCTGGTAGCTCCGCCCACCCAGGACCAGACCTCAAACCCTGCTGCTCCCAACCCCCGTCCCACGCCTTACAAGCCCAGCAAAGACGCCAGCGGACCCCCCACGCCCGTAGGAGGAGGCGGCGGGCACGGGCCAAAATCACGCTCCAAATCTCGCGAGAACTGGCAGCTGAAGACCAAGCCCACCCCGGTAGTGACGAGCACGAACGGCGACAGGGAGCAGCAAGTGCACAACATGACGTGCCCGCAGCCATGCACGTGCAAGCTGGTGGGCTCGAGACAGGGGCTGGGGGTCAACTGTGAGAGCAAGAAGATTGAAAGTTTGGCCAATCTGAAACCTAAACCACTCTCAGCCCATGAACTCAACATGAGAGAGAACAACATCCATGCTGTAAAAAAGAACCAGCTCTTAGGCTACACCAGCCTCAACCTGCTCGACTTGGGAGGCAACAACATCAAGGTCATAGACAACGGCACCTTTCAGAATCTGAGCGAACTGCGATGGCTCTATTTGGATAAGAACTATCTGGATACACTACTGGCGGAGATGTTCATTGGCCTTGTGAACCTGGAATACCTAAGTTTGGAATACAACGACATCCAGCTCATAGTGGCGGGCGCCTTCAGCCACATGCCCAATTTGAGAGTTCTGTTCCTCAACAACAACCTCCTCAAATCCTTACCCGTGGATTCATTTTATGGGATTTCGTTATCCAAAATTAGCCTACACAACAACTACTTTACGTATCTCCCCGTGGCTGGCGTCCTGGACCAGCTCAACTCTATTATCCAAATCGATTTGCATGGGAACCCGTGGGATTGCTCGTGCAACATCATCCCCTTCAAGCAGTGGACCGAAAAGCTCGGAGCAGACGTCATTGTGAGCGACCTCAAGTGCGAGTCGCCGGAGGAGTTTTGGAAACGCGACTTCCGCTACGTCCGCAATGATCTCATGTGCCCCAAAATGTACGACAAAATCTCCCCCACGTCCCTATCCAAAAACAGCACCTACACATTAGACTCGGGGACGAGGTCAAACTCATACGTAGAGCCCAACAGGGTGTCCATTTCCGTTCTGGTACCCGGGCTGCTGTTAGTTTTCGTAACGTCCGCGTTCACCGTTGTGGGGATGCTCGTGTTCATCCTCCGCAACCGGAAGAGGTCGAAGCGGCGCGAGGGGAATTCGTCTGCGTCCGAGATCAATTCTCTACAGACAGTTTGCGACTCCTCCTACTGGCACAGTGGAGCGTACCATCAGGACGGGGGTGCCCATAGAGGATTTGATTGCACGACGCACCTTTCCTCGACAAATGACGCGTAG